The genome window GTAGCAAAAACAACAGGAGTTGAAGTTAAAGATATTGAGAATAATGCTCGTGCCATGATAAATGAGATGGCTAGCAAAGCAGATTTAGCAACAGTTCGTTGGCTAGGTAttgtatttcaatattacataatacacaatgataaataatttttaaactttttgcaTTACTTGCATTACTTGTctctatttgtttaaaaagttaatagaatcagtatttatatataattcttttccaattaatgtatttgttgtcatatttatataaaattaaataaaataaaagtgtaattcTAACAATAGAGTACTATTTAGACAGATATGGCCCATTTCTAAATATCTTAGCTCttgtgtttaaaatttattttaggtatttttattacaaaagctATGAAGAGAatgttttggaaaatttatgtaaatgaaaCCAATCTTTCAAATTTGAAGAAGGAAACACAGATATCtcaaatacaatatatctatGTACCAACTCATAGAAGTTATCTGGATTTTATTCTGCTATCGtacattcttttttcttacgaCATGGCATTACCAAATATCGCTGCTGGTATGGATTTTTACAATATGAAAGTAATTGGAGAACTGCTGCGAAAAACTGGAGCGTTTTATATACGACGTAGTTTCtctaatgatttattatacaagCAAATTTTTCGTTCGTATATCAACACTATTGTTAGTCACAGCAATAGGGCGATAGAATTTTTTCTCGAGGGTACTCGAAGTCGTAGTCAGAAGAGCACAATGCCGAAATATGGTAAGCCagttagacatttttttaaattaaaaataaatgttaaattccatatctttctcttttataggTCTTCTATccattattttagaaagtttaCTTCAAGGTGACGTACccgatatacattttatacctATGAGTATTAGTTACGAACGACCACcggaagaattattatttatttacgaacTGCTAGGCGTTCCTAAACCGAAAGAAAGTACAACCGCATTTTTTCGGTCCCTGTCCATATTACAAAATCCTTTCTCTCACggttgcatttattttaacatcgGAAAACCAATCTCTGCTCGCCAATTTGTAGATACAACACAtcgcaaaagaaaaatcatacaTCCTTCCTTCAAACTCCCATCGTCAGTTGTAGAAGATGTAGCTTATCTTATAATAGAATCACACAAGAAAAATACTGTACTTATGCCAATCAATATTATTGCTTTGCTCTTCAACGAAAGAATCCAGATAAAACCAAAGGAACCATATACATTTGATTCATTGATCAAAGATTATCAATGGTTCAAAAACTTTATTACTAAATCATTAGGAGCATTAATGTATGagactaaaaaaatgtaagtataTTCGACTTACTTTATTACGTTATatcatattgtaatatttttaattcttttaagaatataattgcatttataatacttttaagaatatattttgggACTTATTGTTACAGTAGTAATAATGATGAAATCAAACAAGAGATATCAGAATCTTTAAAGCCGCATGACGAACTAATTGTATTTGACGCGTCAAATACGTTAAAACTCAAACAACGATATAAAGgagttaaattacaaaatcaatCAAATATCAAAGGACATTTCTTGTCTGAACGAACTATGCAAATAGCAGTACCTGCcattaatattgcaatttatatcaatCCAACATTAGCTTTTCTAGCGGAAACAGCTTTCATTACTGCAACAATAGATGAAAATGGCACCCAAAGTGGTaacaattgtatttttattatttatatatgatataataatgagataagataattatcaattatatatgttttcctGTGCAaatggaataatatattaaatcaagaaacttgttttgttttttcctcttttgtataatacttaactaataaacaaaaaaactattttttattaatcttatattttattcaatactaGGAATAGCTTTAGAACGATATCAATTTCTAAGAAAACTACTCGGTACAGAGTTTGTAATGCACCCGATTGaagataaagatttaattaaaacagaatGGGAAAAGGCATTGAATATATTGCTGTCAGAGGATTGCTTATATATGGTGAACGACGTGGTTCGTCCAGGAACTAATACGcaattgttttctattttacataatgttatattaccCTTCATAGatgttatatatgtgatatatactttattatatgaggtgagaataaaaatttgttagtAAGAAATTCTAATACTGAttgaatgagaaaaaaaatacgttgaatatatttgctttGAAAATCTCGTTTTAGTGGAATGAAAGAACGTCGGATAAACTCACGGATCGGACGATTCTTATTGAAGCGCAGAAAGAAGTTGAAAGATTAATGTTCGAAACTAGAGGCTGGTGTCAACATCCATATTGTTTAACTCTTGATCTTTATAATACAACATGGTCCAATTTATTATCACAAGGTATCGTCATTGCACAGCTAGACCGTACCAATATATATCACACGGATAACGCAAAATTAGCATATCTTATCAGTGTATTGCGTCAATTACCATTGCGACATCCCGTAGGAACTTACGTCGACGCGTTTCCTTCAGTTGTTTTAATGCCATTGGTGAATACACAAGCTaagttataatattcatttattgcGAAATAATCGTTTCGGTATGCTAATACTAACAATAATACTAATtggttaaattaattttaattgagaagtGTGTTGAGATACGGTCACTAATGCACACATTccaattttattcaacaagAGAATGacaatagtaatattttgatattttcaatacAGATAAGCTCCATTATGTGAATGATAAGAGACTAATGAGACtaaaatgttttcatatataagACTGTTctcacaaaaattaatatgaaaaattgggagctaaataattttataaataattataaaacttgtgcaatttttaacttttatttattgcctcatatatatatataaaatgtctgaatatattttgacattggctacaaaaatattagtaaaaaaagaaaattagaaaatcctattctaaacaaataattgaaatttctaCACAAAgtgtttgcaaaatatttaaatcatttttatctttctaaacagccttatatttttatccatattttgataactattttaaaataaatttatcgatttgtgtatacatacattgGTATTAAAAGTTATGCaagtttaaaaaacataagaaagattaattgttccgacaaaatatacaaatttaaaaatcagaaCCGAAACTATTCATATTATCAAGTATTCTAGCGACATCATCATCGAGATCGATGGATCTTTTTCGCTTACCGAGAAAAACTGCACCGGCGGTTGTAGTAGTCATAGGAGTATTCATATTCTTAAAAAGAAGCTGCAAAGATTTCTGTCAATAACACGCCAAGGAAAACAGAGATACAAGTATTGCGAAGCTTTGTGTAAGATATATtctagaaaaaagagaaacaatgtcaccaaaaaatatttcttaccaTAACTAATCGAACAAGATAAACTGCGAACGTCAGGAACGATATTGCCAGCAGTGCGCCTTCTATTGAAGGAAATCCTATAGAATGGTCTTCATGACCATCGTGCCCATGATAATCCGCACCTCTTACTTTTCGACTTGGCGACATAGTAGCGATGAGACGAGATTCTATCGatgaatgaaaaaatgtaaaacaatcaTGCTACTTGACAGTACATATTaggaatatatgaaaaaaatttacctaTTTCTGACATTAATGTCTTTTCgaacattttaagaaaatgaaGTTTTCCTTCAAAGGACACTGGCTGCGATTTCAGAGTACTGTGAACATTCTTAAGTATGTCTATGggcaaatattgaaatatactaTCGTCCCCTTTCAGTGTGTAATTGTAGTATTTATCCCGTGTTATTTCTTGTTTATCCGTAGTAATCGGCGTTGATTGAGTTGTAAGTGTATTAAATGTATCCTTCGTTGGTGAAATTGTACTATGTCTGttacttaatttattctaaaacattaaaactgtttataatatataatttaaaaaagttttattttgtcaaatgAAATCATCCTTTCATTACCTCCGTCACAGAAATATCAGTTTTCGTTGCTGCACGATGTTTACTGATCTCTGTGACATTTTCGACGATTTGTTCGGGAAGTAAAGTTGATAATGTTGTCGACGTTGTAACAGAATTTATCTTCTTagtctctatttttttattatccatcACATATATACCTTTAATAGGATAAGTGCCATAAATTTGACTGCTGTTTCGTTGATCATCGGGATAGTTAATGTCACCACgtctaaatttataaaactcgtGCTGGACGGAAGGTATCCTTAAAGGACACAAaaacgatatttaaatttaaaaataatttagagattgaaaataagtataaaaatatgtatatctatcaCTTACCTATAAATTTTGTTCTCGTCCGAGAATTGCGGCATGTCCACCCATTCTGCTACATTAATGtccagaaaaattattatggaaCATAGAGAGTAAAACGTGTTACGCGCAAACATATTTGAGAATAAactttatgttattatttttttttattttgttatatcgcCCACGAGGAAAATACACTTCATCCTCATTCGCGGTTTGTATCGTCTCTAATTGAGTAATATGCCAACTTTCTCAGCTCCTATATTCCTACGCTCCTTGCGTATCCGTAATTCAGGAACTGTCTGACAATAGGCAACGGACATGCTGCAGGAGACGCTATTATTTCCAGCAGAAGTGTTCTGTTAGAATTAAAGAGAACGAAACGGCTGATGATGCTCATGCATCTGGAACAATTGTCACACAAAAGAAGCTGtgattcatattatatatgtatatgatttgTCTCTCGTATACATATGTGATAccataattcataatttaatttattatgacttATAGGTATCTTTTACATACGATATACTAAACtatatcatgatttaaattaatttccgaGAGAGAAAGCTTCTTTTAAGAGAAATGCCCAAAGTATAAATAgtgtagagaaaaatataaaaatcgtcAAAACAaatttcgttatttattttattcttagaaATAAGTATACATAGCTTATCTATGGAAAAACCGTTCTTATAAAACTTGCGAATTGGGAAAATGATGAGCTGTCACGCTATCATGGTTcaccatatatattttcatttattcctTTTATAATCCTAATTGCTTTTCGCAAAGTTATGAAGAGAAATGCGTATATATCTAATTGTTCTGTCGCTGTGTGTCGACAATCGAGTGTTATTTAGTTTCTTACtgttacaaaaaaagagaattggtgcattataataagaatgtatatatgtaaattggaAGTTTCACCTGACATTTTAAGTACATAATAGCCGATAAATTTCaccgataataaaattattcagataCTTGCATTTTGtgacatgtttttttttttatcagaatgAATAATGTACacatcatttaattaaagcgctacaataatataacacatttttttgtttaaattattaactttgcTTAAAATGTGTgtccaataaaatataagtcaaATTTATGTGTACAATTATATGAGCTGATataaatctcaaatattatatgaacatattgtttatacatatacatatatataaacatataaatatatacaaacacacatatatgggTTTATATATCCTGCTTTTAAACTACGAACGCGAAAAAGCATAACATTAGCATAATGATAAGAGTATAAGAGTATTTGACAATAgcatttttgtttctacattaaagttttttaacttttttttatgaggGAAATTTAAATGCGTCATTAAGAGtattataaatgcattttctgtgagcagaatattaatatcttatatacgacttataaatatatattacatttgtataaCGTAAagattcttaaatatatatatataatatgcgcaTAAACATTGATCTACGATATATTCTCTATATGAATaagattacaataaatttttaaaagttgttataaaatataacaattaatgcGCCTGTATTAACGTCTATTTGTATCtcttatttataagtattgaCCATCTTTTTATAgtcattttgtattataatatttattggatATCTCATATTTACTGTCCttagagaatataaaaaccgCACTGTTgcgttacatatatataatatagggtaaaataattttttataattattaattgtaaaattgttgAAGGTATAGGCCATATTTTtaagagtatatatttttaatgccaAGTTACGATTTAATGTATATCCAGGACTACTTAAGATcgaatatgtgtgtgtatgtgtcgCATGTGTACGTACTTTACAggctaatattttttcaaagaaaatgtcaattgtatcttatttttatcagatttacatatttcaaatatattaattaatacattaataaattaattggcAGGGTCGTGCAAAAACATTATTGCAcgcatatttttctattaaattctattttaggaaaaattattgtatctaAATTCTTTAAAGACCACTGAAACATTTTctctaaatgaatataaatgtgaaaagaGATGTAATCAATGGTAACTActtcgttaattaaaaattatttttaaatttatttaacaaatatgatCAGATCTTTgcattatcttaattttaatttgcatacattattaatttctttgatcCAAATTAATCTCATTTTTCTCGAATTGATTGACACAATTGTTATTTCTCACAGCAttgataaacataatttacataataaaaatttatataatttgtatttaacaataaatacgatgtatatattttatttaataattctaatattaattcaaagagaaaaatttgattacatCAGCATAATACATTAGTGTAATACAGAAGCGTATACAGAACTgcattagaaaaaaaactgagagatatatttatatttttaagctataaactataaattacaaacgattaaattaatattaagattcgTAGATTGctgctaacaataagaattgaGATGTCGtacatgtatatcattattttatatgtatatatactttttctatatacatacaaatatatatatatatatatatatatatatatatatatacatatatgtgtatgtatgtgtgtgtgtgcgtgtaagATAGATTCTCATAAAATTCCTAAAAATTTGGATAAAATCTTCCTaactttcttataaaaaagtaaatttaaaatatctttttaaaatatgcataacaaaattattaaaattataatatatataattctaatatataatatatgaaagatgtaaaaagacatataaaaatatttatataaatatattgtgcaacataaataatctaatttcaactaatatataatgttctatatatatatgccagCATTTCAACATTTCAGCGATTATATCTTTACCCATACAtagaacatttaaaaatacataattgatGAGATTCGCACAcaggatataaatattaatctttctttagaagtattataaattataaataatttaataaaatttaacaatatatataaatttgaaatataagtaattttataatataataattttaaaagtataaatttagaatataaatatatagacaaaattagaataatatgttgaaatttatgtatggaaaaatgttttatgtataGGTTAGTTatgcttattattaatttgttataaaagcTAATAAAGTTTTCAATTTCCCTGCCTTTCCTCTTCCCtcaattatattgatatttaagattgtaaattataagctatatattaaagcataaaaataaatttaaaaatatcaattatacaacatattaaaaagcagatcaaaacaataaaaaatatatcaacaattaatttgttccaaaatcaatttttttaaaacatgaggatgaataaatgttatcaataatatttaaaaaattccgaatttttttataaataagtcaatatttataaaaataacaacaagataaatcattaaaaaaagaattaaaaaatctaataaaaaatttagaaaaatatctaaaataacattattcatTTAGggtgataaaaatgaaagtaataaagtaataaaaatgcgTACATTATAACATAGTTTGAATAAAGACAATctcaacaaataaaatttgaagtacacatttaaaaagaaGTATTATGTACTTATGTGTACTTACCAACCAGtccatcaaaatatttcataaatgtctatatatttttcgctcATTTATGTCGTTATATATatcgcaaattaaaattattttatactaagaCTGCAAAAATGTTAACGTTATGAAAGCTTTcacgaatttaaatatttaaacatttaaatatattaagtatatattgaaagaaacaagatatattccaaaatatataaactcagAGTATCGATATCGATCTCATTCTCTTATGTAAGTACGGAGAACATAATATTCGGAATATTGACCGAAAAAACTTGTACTAGTTTTCACGTACTTTTATGGTATCAGGCACGAATAAATCGCCGTAGAGTAGCTCGAGCACATCGAACCCAGCCTTTGTGCAATGACAAGGAAGTCGGTAATGTTTCAATGTTCAGAACGTCAGACGAACAGTTCTGTCATGTTTCTTGATTACTATACGCCATCCAACGTGCATCGTCGCTTTCATGGGTCAAGTAGCGATAGCCAACTTTTTGCTCCAATTTCCTCAAGTCACACCACGTTTGGTAATCCTTTTATGTaggtaagaaataaatttttaataatataattaaaataaaatacaaaataaatgaaaataatacaatacattaAACTTACTTGTAACCATACGTGTTGCAAACTTTTATCTACTGTATACCTTTTTCTCTGCTTAACTtgcaaaagattattaatcaaGTCAATAGCTGAAAGATAGAagtgatttatatttgttaaaaaaaatttttttttttatactgtttaACATTACATTACTCATCGAAAGCAAAtggctaaaaaaaataataaaaaaaaagagttaccgtcatttgaaatttctttcCACGGAGTCGGCGGATACATAAAGGCGGCATTTTGAATCTGTTCGTTAATATCTTCTTCCTCGTTAAACGGGAATGTGCCACTCAATGacacataaataattactcCGACGCTCCACATATCTAGAGAACGGTTGTAGCCTTTATTTCGTAAAACTTCAGGCGCCAGATACGCGGGTGTGCCAACGACGCTTCTTCGAAAGCTCTTCTCACCAATTATTCGTGCAAACCCAAAGTCGCATAATTTTACTTGAGTGAAGTCTGTGTCGCTGCTTAATAATACGTTTTCCGGCTTGAGATCGCAGTGTACGATGTTCTTGCTGTGAAGATGTTTTAACGCGACCAGAATTTGCGTGATCAGGAATTTCGTGATTCGTTCACTCAGTCGTCCACGTTCGGAACTCAAAATCATTTCCAGCATGTCACCCTTCAGCTTCTCCATCACCACGAATATTCGTTCTGGCGTTTCAAACATACGTTCCAAATTCACTACGCCACTATGTGACAAATTTTGCAGAATAGCTACTTCGTTTTTCAATTGGGCCTCTTGCTTAGTGGGAAAACGTAATTTATCGATAACCTTTATGGCAACCGCGCGACCACTCTTGCGATGAACACCCCCGTAAACAATACCGAATTGTCCGGATCCTAAAACTTCATCCGGAAAGATTTGATACAATTGCGACATATCAGTAACGCTTTCCTCAGGTTCAGTAGATTCCTCTTGATCTGCAAGCATAAAGCGTAATTCCTTGTATCGCATCttcgagaaataatatatatatatatatatatatatatatatatatatatatataataccttcatgtacaataaattaaataatattaaaaatataaaatatatgcagtaacAAAAGAAAGAGGCGTACTGAAAGATGTTGTGCTATTACTTTGcacaaaatattatgatagCAAACCAAATATACATACTAGTTGATACAGTTACAGGCATAAGTGCTTGTCTAATAGTAGTTTCCCATGATCTAGCTATATGAGCTCCGATACCACTTTCGGGAGGAGAGACTTGGCCGCAATTCTCTCCATATGATGGATCCTCCCCAACATAATAATCAACATTGGCAGTTTTTAGTTCAAAGCAATGTATTatatctacaatataaaaCAGGTACTGtgtgtaaaaagaaaactaaGAAAAGCTCATTGGGTTTgacacataaaattttaaagaataacataataaaaaagtatttataaaaatataaaagagtaaaACTAGAAGCAGGACGAAATATACTAAAATTCAGACAACTTTTAACTTGTTTGATGAGAACATACATACATGAACGAGATGTTTTAGCAGGTTCAATTGCTGTAATTTCAGACAATGGTATTtccttataatatttagaaccATTTTCATTCTGGAATAGTGTTATAGACTTTGTGTCAAGTCGCCAATAATGTTTCTTTCTCTGAAAAGATTTATATCAATGATTAATgaaattcttaatataattaagaatatataaataatatagctaaagttatacaaaaaaaatattacactatatacataaataatttagaatattattatctattgaatgagtatttaatttaaataataaattgaaaaaccGAAATAATTATCACAGCATTTTTATGAATACTTACAACTGGATCACGATTTGTGAAATGCACCATCCAAC of Anoplolepis gracilipes chromosome 8, ASM4749672v1, whole genome shotgun sequence contains these proteins:
- the Dhap-at gene encoding dihydroxyacetone phosphate acyltransferase isoform X1: MEQNLGFVDMLEERRKDCDFLWATRLMDPLLPHMLPSESVYNRDEIIQSVLLDAQVRAAIDTVAKTTGVEVKDIENNARAMINEMASKADLATVRWLGIFITKAMKRMFWKIYVNETNLSNLKKETQISQIQYIYVPTHRSYLDFILLSYILFSYDMALPNIAAGMDFYNMKVIGELLRKTGAFYIRRSFSNDLLYKQIFRSYINTIVSHSNRAIEFFLEGTRSRSQKSTMPKYGLLSIILESLLQGDVPDIHFIPMSISYERPPEELLFIYELLGVPKPKESTTAFFRSLSILQNPFSHGCIYFNIGKPISARQFVDTTHRKRKIIHPSFKLPSSVVEDVAYLIIESHKKNTVLMPINIIALLFNERIQIKPKEPYTFDSLIKDYQWFKNFITKSLGALMYETKKISNNDEIKQEISESLKPHDELIVFDASNTLKLKQRYKGVKLQNQSNIKGHFLSERTMQIAVPAINIAIYINPTLAFLAETAFITATIDENGTQSGIALERYQFLRKLLGTEFVMHPIEDKDLIKTEWEKALNILLSEDCLYMVNDVVRPGTNTQLFSILHNVILPFIDVIYVIYTLLYEWNERTSDKLTDRTILIEAQKEVERLMFETRGWCQHPYCLTLDLYNTTWSNLLSQGIVIAQLDRTNIYHTDNAKLAYLISVLRQLPLRHPVGTYVDAFPSVVLMPLVNTQAKL
- the Dhap-at gene encoding dihydroxyacetone phosphate acyltransferase isoform X2, which gives rise to MEQNLGFVDMLEERRKDCDFLWATRLMDPLLPHMLPSESVYNRDEIIQSVLLDAQVRAAIDTVAKTTGVEVKDIENNARAMINEMASKADLATVRWLGIFITKAMKRMFWKIYVNETNLSNLKKETQISQIQYIYVPTHRSYLDFILLSYILFSYDMALPNIAAGMDFYNMKVIGELLRKTGAFYIRRSFSNDLLYKQIFRSYINTIVSHSNRAIEFFLEGTRSRSQKSTMPKYGLLSIILESLLQGDVPDIHFIPMSISYERPPEELLFIYELLGVPKPKESTTAFFRSLSILQNPFSHGCIYFNIGKPISARQFVDTTHRKRKIIHPSFKLPSSVVEDVAYLIIESHKKNTVLMPINIIALLFNERIQIKPKEPYTFDSLIKDYQWFKNFITKSLGALMYETKKINNDEIKQEISESLKPHDELIVFDASNTLKLKQRYKGVKLQNQSNIKGHFLSERTMQIAVPAINIAIYINPTLAFLAETAFITATIDENGTQSGIALERYQFLRKLLGTEFVMHPIEDKDLIKTEWEKALNILLSEDCLYMVNDVVRPGTNTQLFSILHNVILPFIDVIYVIYTLLYEWNERTSDKLTDRTILIEAQKEVERLMFETRGWCQHPYCLTLDLYNTTWSNLLSQGIVIAQLDRTNIYHTDNAKLAYLISVLRQLPLRHPVGTYVDAFPSVVLMPLVNTQAKL
- the LOC140669121 gene encoding LOW QUALITY PROTEIN: uncharacterized protein (The sequence of the model RefSeq protein was modified relative to this genomic sequence to represent the inferred CDS: deleted 1 base in 1 codon; substituted 1 base at 1 genomic stop codon) — its product is MFARNTFYSLCSIIIFLDINVAEWVDMPQFSDENKIYRIPSVQHEFYKFRRGDINYPDDQRNSSQIYGTYPIKGIYVMDNKKIETKKINSVTTSTTLSTLLPEQIVENVTEISKHRAATKTDISVTENKLSNRHSTISPTKDTFNTLTTQSTPITTDKQEITRDKYYNYTLKGDDSIFQYLPIDILKNVHSTLKSQPVSFEGKLHFLKMFEKTLMSEIGKFFSYIPNMYCQVAXLFYIFHSSIESRLIATMSPSRKVRGADYHGHDGHEDHSIGFPSIEGALLAISFLTFAVYLVRLVMLLFKNMNTPMTTTTAGAVFLGKRKRSIDLDDDVARILDNMNSFGSDF
- the Pkd gene encoding serine/threonine-protein kinase D3, with product MEGTEVTFLFQFGLTRDTVTVNSSTLTLKALKDLACDFINTKCPEHGLNHLFERLILFKHDYNSTNVLQLITNATEVIDETLIEIVLTAQVPSEYIPIRPHALAVHSYKVPTFCDFCGEMLFGLVRQGLKCEGCGMNYHKRCVIKVPNNCSQDISQRRRSSAMLNVPRSPSQGSTSSLTSITDDNHSSNSTSNTSQNNSTLAIPSIMTPKQSASPSLGGRPVWVERELATRIKIPHTFVVHTYTRPTVCGHCKKLLKGIFKQGLQCKDCQYNTHKKCMDKIPKDCTGENLRDNIGEYPDSGVSSELEAKCDIRNEENDVDSDTESSPPPPDVSFTNDENKIPDDYTDHVQSNDDAAYDENQKSRPSSCSSTPSNNIPLMRIVQSVKHTKRRGSKVLKEGWMVHFTNRDPVRKKHYWRLDTKSITLFQNENGSKYYKEIPLSEITAIEPAKTSRSYIIHCFELKTANVDYYVGEDPSYGENCGQVSPPESGIGAHIARSWETTIRQALMPVTVSTNQEESTEPEESVTDMSQLYQIFPDEVLGSGQFGIVYGGVHRKSGRAVAIKVIDKLRFPTKQEAQLKNEVAILQNLSHSGVVNLERMFETPERIFVVMEKLKGDMLEMILSSERGRLSERITKFLITQILVALKHLHSKNIVHCDLKPENVLLSSDTDFTQVKLCDFGFARIIGEKSFRRSVVGTPAYLAPEVLRNKGYNRSLDMWSVGVIIYVSLSGTFPFNEEEDINEQIQNAAFMYPPTPWKEISNDAIDLINNLLQVKQRKRYTVDKSLQHVWLQDYQTWCDLRKLEQKVGYRYLTHESDDARWMAYSNQET